Below is a window of Bacillales bacterium DNA.
GAGGTGCGCACGATGCGCTCGCGGTTCAGTTTCACGCTGAACGATGCGGCGAACAACATACGGACGAATCCCGAGCTCGGCGGCGGGGCGCTGTATGACGTCGGCTGCTATTGCATTCATGCCAGCCGCTATATGCTTGGAAGCGAGCCGACGCACGTGTATGCGCAAGCGAGAATTGACGGCCGGTTCGGCGTCGACATGACGACGAGCGGGCTGCTGACGTTTGCCAACGGCGTGCAAGCGGCGTTTGATTGCAGCTTTGAGGCGCCGGACGAGGAGTTTTACGAGGTCGTCGGCAGTGAAGGGCGGATTTATGTGGAACGGCCGTTTCGGCCGGACAAAACGGACGACGGCAACGGACGTATCGTCGTGAACGGGGAAACGCATGTGATTGAAGGCGATGCGTACAAGGCGCAAGTGGAGCATTTTTCACGATGCGTACTCGAGCAGACGGAGCCGGTGCATCCGGGAGCAGAAACGGTGAGGAACATGCAGGTGATTGATGCGTGCCGCGAGGCGATGCGCACCGGAAACGCGGTGAGCGTTTCGAGGTGAAACTTTATCGAGGGTTATACGCGGCGCTTGCCGGGTTGCTGGCCGTTTCGTTCGCACTGACGGTGTATTTTATGATTCGGGGTGTGCAATCGGATGCCGGTTTGGCGAAATCGTCTGAATACGTTCGGCCGCACTATCATTTCGTGCTCATTCCTGAGGAAATGGACAATCCGTATTGGCGGTCAGTGCAGAAAGGGGCCGACGCTGCGGCGAAAAAGTACGGCGCCGTTGTCGAGTATCGCGGGCCGGTACAGTCGAATCTTTCCGAACATATAAAAGTAATGCGTGAATCAGTGGCCGCGAAGGTGGACGGCATTCTTACGCAAGGCCTTGATGAACGGGAAGTCGCGGTGATCAATGATGCGATTCAACACGGCATTCCCGTCGTCACTGTGGATACAGATTTGCCCGGCAGCCGGAGGCTTGCCTATGTCGGGACGGACAATTATGCGGCTGGGCTGAAAGCCGGCCGGTATTTGGCGAAGGCGACCGGCGGGCTGGCGAAAGTCGGCATCGTCACCGGAAGTTTCGAATCGACGGGGCAGCGGCTGCGCGTGAAAGGGTTTCGCGACGCGGTGGCGGAGATTCCCGGGATTGAAGTGGTTGCCGTTGAATCGTCGCAGATTTCACGAGTGCAGGCGGCCGAGAAAGCTTATAAAATTTTCCGGGAGCACCCGGAAGTGAATGCCTTTTTCGGGACGAGCGCGCTCGACGGGATCGGGATCTCCGCTGCGGCGCAAAGTCTCGGCCAGTCGAAAACGGTGTTCTTGCTCGCTTTTGATGCGGTCGAGGACACGCTCACTTTAATGAAGGACGGCAAGATTGACGCGACGATTGTTCAGAAGCCTTACGAAATGGGGTATGAAAGTGTGAGGCTGATGGTGGAAATCGTCAACGGCAAACCGGTGACGGAACGACACGTAACGCCGGTGAACATTGTGCTTCCGGCGGACTTGCCGCTTTCGCGGAAGGCGGAACGCCGATGATTCGCATTCGCACGAAGTTGTTCTTGTTTCTGCTGCTTCTCGCAGCGCTGTTGAACTCCGTGGCGTATTTTTTATATCAAAACGGGCAACGCTCGATCGATGAATACAACCGTGTGCTGCAGCGATTTTATTTGTTGAATGAAGTTTCTCAGCAAACCTCGGCGGTTTTCGAACAGCTGAACGTTTATTTGGCGGAACAAACGCCGGAAGCTTACGGTGACTACTTGCGCGCCCGCACTAACCTGAAACGCAAGCAAGATCAATTGTCTGCCATCGCTACGCAAGCCAACGGGTTGACGGTGGATAACTACCGCAACATGATTACGAGTTTCCTTGAAGAATGTGCGATCGTTTCCGGTTCGTTTCAGAGCGGTTCGATCGACCGTTATTCAGCTCATTTGCCGAAGGCGGAACGAATTTCCTTGTTCATCAAAGAAACCACCCTTGATTTGCTCAACGAGGAATTGGCCCGGTATCAAAATTTTTATTTGCAAATGAACAAAAAGAGCGCATATTTCCAATCGATGGGCATTTTCGTGTTCGTCTCGACGTTTTTGCTTTGTGCGTTGTTTGCGCTCTGGTTCTCAAGGGGCATCACACAGCCGATCGGGCAGTTGACGGCGGCCGCCCGGGAAATTTCACAAGGGCAGTTGGACGGGGAGCCGGTGCAGGCGTACACGAAAGACGAATTGCGTTTTTTGACGCAAACGTTTAATGAAATGCGTGCCGACATTCGTCGTCTCGTAGGGGAAATCAAGGAACAATCGGAGCTCGACCAGCTGTTGAAAGAGATGGAACTGAAAAGCTTGCAAAGCCAAATTCATCCGCATTTCTTGTTCAACATTTTGAACACGCTTTCGCGCACCGCCTATTTGGAAGGCGCGGAACGGGCGAGTGCCTTGATCGATTCGACGGCAGCGCTCATGCGCCATAATTTGTCGCGGCTTGATCGTCCGACGACGCTCGGCAAGGAAGTGGAAATCATCCGGGAATATTTCTTTCTCCAGTCGGCGCGGTTCGGAGATCGGGTCTCGTTTCGCACTGAGATTGACGAAGGTTGTTTGCAGCGGCCGGTGCCGAACATGACGTTGCAGCCGATCGTGGAGAATGCGTTCGTGCACGGAATCGAATCGTATGAAAACGGAGCGGAAATCACGATAAAAATTGCGCCCGAAGGCACCGATGTGCTCGTGGAAGTGTCCGACAACGGGGTAGGCATGGACGAGGCGACGCGCCAACGGCTGTTGGCTGACGCGGAAACAGAGGCGAACGGCGATGAGCGGACGTTTGAGGATGCGGACAGGGGTGAACCGGATGGTGCCGGCCGAGGTGAAGCCGCGGCGAGCCGGGAACGGGAGCGGGACGGTTCAGAAGCGGCGAAACCGCACGGGCATTCGACGGGGCTCGGCGTCCATAATGTCATGAAACGATTGGCGTTGTTTTATCGAAAAGAAGGGTTGCTCGACATCCAGTCGGCGGTAGGGCAAGGAACGACGGTTCGCTTGCGGTTGCCGGAGATAACGGGAGGTAAAGATGAGTCGTTATAAAATTATGATCGCCGACGACGAAGAAATTGAGCGGCTGGCGATGCGCAATATGTTAGCCGAAGGCGTCCAAGAAGCGGAAGTCATTGCTGAGGCGGCGAACGGCCGTGAGGCTGTGGCGTTGGCTGCGAAACGAATGCCGGACGTCGTTTTCATGGATATTAAAATGCCGGGAATGGACGGCGTCGAGGCAGTGAAGCGGATCAGGGAAGCGCAGCCGGATGTCAAATTCATTATGGTCTCGGCGTTCGATACGTTCGCGTACGCCCGTGAAGTCATGAAGGAGGGCGTGAAGGACTATTTGTTGAAGCCGAGCAAGAAGGAAGAAATTTGGCGGACGGTTCGGCGCGTGCTCGCGGAAGTGGAAAGCGAGCGGGCGGAGCGACGGGAGCGCGAAGCGCTCGAGGGGAAATTGCGTCAGGCGGAGTCGGTTGTGCGAGCGGAGTGGGTGACGGCGCTGTTTCTGAACCGGGTGGAGGAGGCGGAAGCCGCCGACCGGTTCGGGTTTATTGACTGGCGCGAACAGACGGCGTATGCGGCCGTATGCCGAGTGGCGGGAAGAGAGCAGGAGAAAGCGGCGTATGAATGGCTGCGGCAGGAGTGGATTCGTCGGGAGGAAGCGTTTGTCGGGCCGCTGATCGGCGGGCATGTGCCGGTGCTTGTCCCGGTGCGAGACGGAAAGGATGGCAGGACGGTGCGTGCGAAGGCGGTGCGGGGAGCGCAGCGGATATTGGCGGACTTTGAGGCGGTGTTCGCGGATGTGGCGCTGGCGATCGGAATGGGCACGGAAGTGGAGCGGCTGGAGGCATTCAGTACGTCGTGCGACGAGGCGTTGATGGCGTTGGACCAGACGAACGCGAATGTGCGGGTAATGATGTTTCATGCTTCTTTGAATGCGGGAAGGGGCGCGGAAGATTTGCGGCTTGAGCAGTCGTTGTTGGAAGCGGTTCATGACGGTCAAGTGCAACTGATGCTGCGCCTGTTCGACAAATGGGCAGCTGGAAAAAGTAAAACAAGTGATTTCGGACGGGAGCTCGAAGATGTTGCCTACCGTGCAGAACGGATGACGGAAAATGCAGGTGTTGTACTTGCGCCGCACGAACAAGTCAAGGACTCCGGCGACATTCACGAGCGGGTAGCTGCGGTGCGAACAAGACTGCTTTCGATCGCCAAACAAATGGACAAGTGGCAGCACGAACACGCTTACGGAACGTTGGAAGCGGCGAAACGATACATGGAAGCGAATTTTCAAAGCGCCTTGACGTTGGAAGAAACGGCGGAGCACGTCGGGCTGAGCCCTTATTATTTCAGCAAGCTGTTTAAAGAACGCTCCGGGACAACTTTTATCGACTATGTCACCGATTTGCGCTTGAAACAGGCGAAACAGCTGCTCCGAACGAGCGGCATGAGCTTGAAAGAGATTTGTTATGCGTGCGGATACGGGAATCCAAACTACTTCAGCCGCCTGTTCAAGAAACGGGTCGGCTGTCCGCCAAGCGAGTACCGGTCGAATGGAGAACCGCAAAAAAAGGAAGAAGATCGCAAAAAAAGGAAGGAAATTGACGCCCACGGCGACCAAGGAGTCCCTTACAATCAATCATGACAGCGTTTACATTTAGTAAAGGGGGAATTCCTGAATGAAAAAGAAGTTCAGCTTATGGACGGTCATGCTGCTCGTCGTTGCTTTGTTATTGTCGGCATGCGGCGGGTCTGGATCCGGATCGGAAGACGCATCCGGGGATGCCGGAGACGGCGGCAGCGGCAAAGTCAAGTTGGAAATTTTCAGCTGGTGGACGGCAGGCGGTGAAGCAGATGCGTTAAAAGCCTTGTTGAAAGGGTTCAAAGAAAAATATCCGAACATCGACGTCGTTAATGCTGCGGTCGCCGGCGGTGCCGGATCGAATGCGAAAGCGGTGCTTTCCACGCGGATGCAAGGCGGAGATCCGCCGTCGACGTTCCAGGTTCACGGCGGAGCGGAACTGTTTCAATGGGTGAACGCGGGAAAAATGAGCCCGCTTGATGAGTTGTACAAGGAGAAAAGTTGGCAGGACAAGTTTCCGCAAAAAGTGATTGACATGAACAGCAAAGACGGTCACGTCTGGGGTGTGCCGATTGACATTCACCGCGGAAACGTCGTGTTTTACAACAAAGCGATTTTTGAAAAATACGGCATCGAACCGCCGAAAACGTTTGACGAGTTTTTCGCGGCTGCGGAAAAGCTGAAGGCGAATGGCGTAACGCCGCTCGCGCTCGGCGACAAAAACGTTTGGCCGGCAACGATGTTGTTTGAAAACGTGTTGCTCGGCACGATTGGGCCGGAAAACTATGCGAAATTGTGGACCGGCGAGCTTTCTTTCGACAGCGAAGGCGTCCGGAAAGCGGCAGAACGGTTTAAAAAGATGCTCGATTACGTGAACGAGGGTCATAGTTCGCTCGCCTGGCAAGATGCCACACAGCTGATCATTGACGGCAAGGCGGCAATGAACGTGATGGGCGACTGGGCGGAAGGCTATCTCGTCAGCAAAGGTTGGAAACCGAACGAAGACTTCGGCTGGATCGAATCACCGGGAACGACGGACGATTTTATGATCATCAACGACTCGTTCGGCCTCCCGAAAGGCGTGGAACATCCCGATGCGGTCAAGAAGTTCCTCGGTTATCTCGGCACGCCGGAAGCGCAAGCGGCGTTTAACGAAATTAAAGGATCGATTCCAGCGAACACGGAAACGGACATGTCTGGATTCAACGAATACAGCCAATCGGCGATGAAAGACTTTAAAGCGGCTGATGAAAAAGGAACGCTCGCGTTGAGCCTTGCCCACGGTTCCGCGGCACCTCCGGGATTCTTGAATCAAGTGAACACCGCCGTCAATATGTTCGTCACCCAAAAGGATGTCGATTCGTTCCTGCGATCGCTGAAGCAGGCAAGCTCACAATTGCAGTAACCAATGGGGGCGCCGCAGGCGCCCTTCTTTTCTTTAGGGGAGGGAGAAACATATGAACACGCAACCGACAACTGCAAAACGTCCGCTGCTTCCGCGGACGAACGCAAAACGGCGGCTTTCGAAAGACCAGCTGCTCGCCTTTTTATTTTTAACGCCTTCCTTGCTTTTGATCGCTGTTTTCGTTTACGGGTTCATCGGCTGGACCGGCTATGTGTCGTTGAGCCAATGGAATTCGATCGTTCCCGATTTATCGTGGGCCGGGCTCGACAACTACGTTCAACTTTTTCAAACGTTTCGTTTCCAAGCTGACTTGCGCAACATGGTCGTGTTCACGATCTTGTTCATCGCCTGTGTCATTTTTCTCGGCCAGTTGTTCGCGGTGCTGCTCGATCAAAAGCTGAAAGGCGAATCGTTGTTTCGTAACATCTTTTTGTTCCCGATGGCTTTATCGTTTGTTGTAACGGGGGTTGTTTGGCGCTGGGTATTGAATCCAAAAACAGGAGTCAATCTCCTTCTCGATGATCTCGGCTGGGCGTTTGGCTGGTATACGGACACGAGCGTCGTGCCGGGGTGGTCGTTGTTCCAAATCGAATTCGGCATGCCGATCGCACTCATTGCCGTCATCATTGCGGCCGTCTGGCAAATGACCGGTTTCTCGCTGGCGATGTATCTTGCCGGGCTGCGTGGAATTCCCGAGGAGCTCAGGGAAGCGGCGCGCATGGACGGCGCCAGCGAACGACAAATTTATTTTAAAGTCATTTTGCCGCAGCTCAAACCGATCACATTCGGCGTCATCGTCATGATGCTCCACATTTCGTTGAAAATCTTCGATTTGATTTACACGATGACCGGTCCGGGTGCCAATTTTGTCACCGACATGCCGGCCGTCAACATGTTCGACACGACCTTCCAGGCGAATTTATACGCGCGCGGTGCGGCGATTGCCATCGTACTGTTGTTGCTCGTTGCCGTATTCATCGTGCCTTACTTGATCCGAAGCCGAAAGGGGGAAGCTTAAGATGACTGCACGCTTACTTTCCAGGAGCTTGCTTTATGCAGTGCTCGTCCTGTTCGCCGTCGTCTTTCTCGTCCCTTTTTACGTGTTGCTCGTGACGAGCTTGAAACCGTTCGCCGAAGTGTCGATCGCGACGATGTGGCAGCTGCCGCATACCATCGATTTTTCCAGCTATCGCGCCGCATTTCAACAACTGGCGCCGAACTTTTTGAACAGTGTCTATCTCGTCGTTCCGGCTACGCTCCTTTCCGCACTGCTCGGTTCGTTGAACGGCTACGTGTTGTCGAAATGGAAATTCAAAGGCTCGGAATGGGTGTTTACCGCGTTATTGTTCGGGATGTTCATCCCATACCAAAGCATCTTGATTCCGCTCATCCAAACGATTCAAAAGATCGGCTTGTACAACTCGATTGCCGGTCTCGTGCTCGTCAACGTTGTTTACGGCTTGCCGGTGACAACGCTCATGTTCCGCAATTTCTACGCAAGCATTCCAGATTCGATGATCGAATCGGCGCAAATCGACGGCGCCGGCTTCATCCGCGTCTACCGGCACATCATCGTGCCGCTGTCGATCACCGGCTTCGTCGTCGTCGCCATCTGGCAATTTACGAACATCTGGAATGAATTCTTATTCGCGATCACGATTACCGGCCACGGCCAGCATCCGATCATGGTCGCTTTGCAAAACCTGGCCGGCAGCCAAGTCGTCCACTGGAACATCCAGATGGCCGGCGCGTTGCTCGCCGCCTTGCCGACGATGCTCGTCTACATTCTCGCCGGCCGCTACTTCATTCGCGGCTTGTTGGCCGGTTCCGTCAAAGGATAATCGGAACGAATCGCTCACTAGAAGCGCTATTTTCGAAAAATGTGCCGTTGCGCCGCGGAATCGCGCACCACAGGCCTTATTTTCTTAGAACCCCCGGAAATCATGGCGATTTCCGGGGTTGTAGCGAAAATAAGGTGCTGGATGAGCGATAATCTGGAAATCGCCGGCATTTTGCGCAAATAAGAACGCTCATGCGCGATTTCTTCAAAATCATAAGATCGGATAGTTTCGGCAGGCCGAAACTGTCATCATCCACAACGGACAAATCGCGCATCAGAAGCGCTATTTGCCCAATATCCGCCGATGTTCGCACGAAATCGCGCACCACAGGCCTTATTTTCTTAAAAACCCCGGAAATCATGGCGATTTCCGGGGTTGTGACGAAAATAAGGTGCTGGATGAGCGATAATCTGGAAATCGCCGGTATTTCGCCCAAATAAGAACGCTCATGCGCGATAATTGGGAACAACTCCCCTTCTCTTGTTCAGAAGGGGAGTTGTTGCGTTATTTTTTTATCCCCATAAACACGCCGTAGCCGTGGTAATCTTCATACTTTGTCAAGATCGACAAATTTTGTTGTTGGATCGACTTAATTTCGGCGGCGTTTTCTTTTGTCGCCGGTTCCGCAAGCGAGGGGTCGTCGAAGCCGGGAAGAAAATGGAGGAGGTCATCGGCGAGCGCGGTCGGATTCCACACCTCTACTTCTTTAAACCCGGCTTCTTCGATCATATGCAGCCATTGATCGAGCGAAGGGAGTTCTTTGGCGCCGTACAAGGTGCTGATCGCTTGCTTCATCGCTTCGGGGAGCGGTTTGACGGCCATTAATTCCCGATCAAACAATTCGCCTTCCGGACGCAGCACGCGCACATATTCCCTCAACGCCTTCGGAATATCGGCAAAAACTGTCACTGACTCGCCCAACACGACATCGAACGATTCATCTTCAAACGGAAGCTTCGTTACGTCTCCTTGAACGGCCTTCACGTTCACCCCTTTGCTTTGCGCACGCTTCTGCGTTTTCTCCACCATTTTTTCACGGAGATCAAGCGCGGTTACGTCGCATCCTTTTTCCGCAAGATAACAGGCGGTTTGCCCTGTTCCGGAACCCACCTCGAGCACTTTCGCTCCTGCAGCAATCGGGAAATGGCTCAAAAAATTCAAAGTCGCGGCAAAGCCGCCGGGATGAGCGCCGCCTGCCCCAACGTGAGCTAACATATCATGATAATCCATCGATTTCTGATCCTCTCCTTTCTTCATGTCACATCTTATGGCACATAGCAGGAGATTGGGATGGGTTTCCTTTGAAAAATAGGCCTTGTCTCCGCCGTTGTCCGCTACGGCACAGCGAAAGGGCGCATAGGGTAGTAGTGTAACAGGCGAATGCGATTCGCCGTTGCAGTTCAAAGTTTTTTTGAAAGGAGTTTTTCCCATGAGTGGATCGTACGGAGGCGGCTTTGCGTTAATCGTAGTGCTGTTTATTCTGTTGATCATTGTCGGAGCTGCCGGTTACGGAGGCGGCTACGGCTTTGGCGGCTATGGTTATGGCGGCTATGGCTACGGCGGATTCGGAAGGGTACCTTTCTGGTGGTAAAACTCTCCCGTTAAGCAAGGGAAGGGTTGCATGCCGGCAGTCTGCCCTTTAAGACTTACAATTACGGGTTTGATAACGTTCGGGCAAGATCGTTTCTCGGAAAGGAGGTGTTATGATGGGCTACGGTTGCGGCGGCTACGGCGGTTATGGTGCCGGTTTCGCGTTGATCGTTGTGTTGTTTATTTTGTTGATCATTATCGGAGCGTCTTACGTTTATTAAGCCAAAGGACATCCCCCATGCAGTGACCCATTCAACCTCCTATGAATGAAACGGATCGGAACGAGAGGGGCGATCGTGCCCCTCTTATTGTCGTACATAAAAAAAGGGGACTGCGTCATCCCCTTTCTGCTGCACCGGTATAAAAGTAAATCGCGTCACGAAGAAATTCCGCCGCTCCCGGCTTGATTTCGTCGTAATGTTTCTTGAACCGTTCATCGTCGACGTACATTTGCGCCAGCCCGGCATGCGCTTCTTTGCTGTAGCGGTCCCAATAGTACGTCAGCCATTGCCGGTGCAAGTCGGCTGCGCGCTGCGCAGCTTCGCCCGCAGGATCTCCCTCCGCCATCGCTTTCTTTAACGCTTCGCCCACTTCGTTTGCCAGCCGCGTCACGTTCTCGTAATCGTCTTGCGTCATGCCGCGAACTTTCGCATTCGCTTTTTCAACCGTTGGGTTGCCGTATTTTTCGCGAATTTCCTTTCCGTACTTCTTCTCGTTGTCTTCGATCAGACGTTCCTTGAATCCCGCAAATTTTTCTTGATCGGTCATCTTTCTTCCTCCTTTCATCGCTTCGATCGTTTGCTCGACGTTGGCGATCAAATGATCTACATGCGTTCTTTTTTCGAGGAGCTGCTTGCGGTGATCTTGCAAAGCTTGTTCACGGTTAAAGGACGGGGCGGAAATGATGGATTTGATCGTTTCCAAGCTGACGCCGAGTTCGCGGTAAAACAAGATTTGCTGCAGCAAGTCGACTTCCTTCGGGCCGTAAATGCGGTAACCGGAAGTGTTGGTTCTCGCCGGTTTGAGCAATCCGATTTTATCGTAATACCGCAGTGTCCGCGCACTCACCCCCGCGGTTCGCGCGAGTTTTTGAACCGTATATTCCATGGTCTCACCTCCTCGTACTTTCACGATACACCTTGACGTAACGTCAAGGTCAACTCTTTTTTTGCAATCGATTGCAGAGCACCGTGCGTGTCACTTTAAGCACTTATTTTTCAAATTGCCGGGCGGAATACACGAGTGGATTAAGAAAGGTATACGAACAAGCAGCAGAAACATAAAATACCAAAGTGCAGGGGCACTTTGGTTGAGGATGCAGAATAAGTGTCAGCTTACGGTCTCCGCGAATTCAAAATGGTAGCGATCAATAACCCAAAGGTTATCATCAAGGTGAGAGATTCGTACGGAGTCAACGTGATCACCTCCCGGTAGGCGGGATCACTTATTCTGCATAAATTTCTATTATCTGTTTTGCCAGTATACAACAAAACATTTGTCAAAGGGGCAGTTTTTCAAAAATTGGGAAAAAGGACACGCGGCGGATCGTCTCTTTCAGAACGAAAGCAGGGGTTCGGAGGGATGAAGTATGGCATGAGAGACAAGCGGGAACCGCTCAAATCGATTTGAGCGGTTCTGTCATCGGCCGGCCGTTTCCTTCTAGGATGGTTCTTGTTTGCGTTGATTTTTTCTGATTTTCCATGACACAAGCGCCGCCAAAAGGAGTTCAAGGACTACAACGAATCCGCCTCCAAATACAAGTCCAGTGAAGTATAGGAATTCGTTCGTGCTTCTCGCAAATAAAAACCAGCAACAAACGAGAATACTTCCAAGAATCAAATGAATTACAGAGACCTCAAATAAAACTGATCCGTATTTGTGTTTCAACTTTTATGAAGCATACTTATAACTTACATAGAATCCTGACAACAGCAATAGAAAATAAACAGAAACGAACAAATCGACAGCTGTCATCGCATCTCCTCCGATATATCGATCTTGGCGATCGCACCGAAATCCTCTTTACACCCCTTGCCGCGTTAGGCTGTTCGTCTCGCGGAAAACAATTCGACGAGGATGAGAGTGGCGGCTCCGAGCGCTGTGGCTTGTTCACCAAGGTTGCTTTGGACGATGTCCGTCTTTTTGGCGGAATTCGTCAATGCCCGGGATTTCACCGTCTCTTTCACGGGATCGAGCACGAAATCTCCGGAACGGGAAACGCCGCCGCCTATGACGATTCGCGCCGGATCGACGGTATGGAGCAAGTTGGTGAGACCGATGCCGAGATATACGCCCGTTTCCCGTAAAATTTCTTTGCTCAATGCGTCTCCTTGTTTCGCGGCTTCATGGAGCTTTTCACCGTCGATGTCCTGCAAACGTCCGCCGGTTAATTTCGTCAACAGGCTTTGCTCTCCGGCGGCAATGCGCTTCGCGGCCCGTTTGGCGATCACGGGACCGGCGGCAAGCGATTGCAAGCAGCCGTAATTGCCGCAGTCACATTGCGGCCCGTTGATGTCGATCGTCATGTGCCCGATTTCGCCGCCGATGAAGTGAGAGCCGTGAAACAGTTTGCCATCGATGATGATACCCGCGCCGATGCCGCGCCCGACGTTGACACATACGAGCGAATCGGCGCCGTTTCCGCTGCCGAACCACGATTCGCCGAGCGCCATCGCCCGCGCATCATTTTCCACTTTTACGAGCATACGAAACTCTTTTTCCAAATAGTCTTTGATCGGGATGTCCCGCAATCGCAAATTCGGGGCGAATAGCGAGATTCCTTGTTTTACGTCGACCATGCCGTGCATGCCGACACCGATGCCGATCACGTTATGATTGCTTTTCCGTTTTTGCGGCAACAGGCGCAGCACGCTCATTTTCATCAGTTCCAACAACTCGGTGCTCGTGATGCCCTCTGTAAGATCTTCCTGGAACTGTTCAACGATGTTCCCGTTCAAATCGGTCATCACGACTTTAATGTCTTTTGGGCCGACATCGATGCCGATTACGTGGAATTGTTCGGCGTTAATGACGAGCATCGTCGGTTTTCTCCCCCCGCGGGAAACGCCTTGACTTTTTTCAATGACGATTTTCGATTCGAGCAGCTCTTTTACGATGTTGCTTACGGTCGGCGGGGTCAGTTTTGTTAATTTGGCGATGTCGGCGCGTGAAATCGAGCCTTTTTCGCGGATCGTGTTTAAAATAAGCGAGCGGTTGAGCGATTTCATCAACTGAAAGCTTCCCACGGTCGGTGATTGCGGCATGGTCTGTCTCTCCTTTATTCTATCGATTGTTGCCAATCAATCGTTTCAAACTACGGTTAACCTTATTATACTGCCGGGGAACTTCCCATTGCAAAAATGCGTGAGAAACACTACAATGAAAGAAAATAAAATTAATTAAGTAAGAAAGGGAGCCATGAACAAAAAATTATTGATCACCCTCTCTGTTGTTTTCGCAGCATTCGTTGGCGGTTTCATTGTTTATGAAAATATGGGAAACGCGGCAAAAACGCATTACGTGAACCCGGTTTTCGAACCGGTTCTTGCGGATCCGACCGTCGTGAGGGCGGATGATGGTTATTTCTACGCTTACGGCACGGAAGATGCGTGGGGAGAGAAAGTCGAATCGAAGTTGATTCCGATTGTCCGTTCGACGAACTTGATCGATTGGGAATACGTTGGGGAAGCCTTTAAGAAAAAGCCCGACTGGAAACCGGCCGGCGGATTATGGGCACCG
It encodes the following:
- a CDS encoding Gfo/Idh/MocA family oxidoreductase, which gives rise to MTNQVHWGILGNAGIARKALIPAIQRADNAKLYAIASASSNVEQAAREYGAEQAYTNYEALLEDPEVDAVYIPLPNGLHAEWVKKAAAAGKHVLCEKPAALTAAEAADMVTACERSHVLFMEAFMYRFHPQHEKVRALIAEGAIGEVRTMRSRFSFTLNDAANNIRTNPELGGGALYDVGCYCIHASRYMLGSEPTHVYAQARIDGRFGVDMTTSGLLTFANGVQAAFDCSFEAPDEEFYEVVGSEGRIYVERPFRPDKTDDGNGRIVVNGETHVIEGDAYKAQVEHFSRCVLEQTEPVHPGAETVRNMQVIDACREAMRTGNAVSVSR
- a CDS encoding sugar-binding protein translates to MPRGDAHRKRGERFEVKLYRGLYAALAGLLAVSFALTVYFMIRGVQSDAGLAKSSEYVRPHYHFVLIPEEMDNPYWRSVQKGADAAAKKYGAVVEYRGPVQSNLSEHIKVMRESVAAKVDGILTQGLDEREVAVINDAIQHGIPVVTVDTDLPGSRRLAYVGTDNYAAGLKAGRYLAKATGGLAKVGIVTGSFESTGQRLRVKGFRDAVAEIPGIEVVAVESSQISRVQAAEKAYKIFREHPEVNAFFGTSALDGIGISAAAQSLGQSKTVFLLAFDAVEDTLTLMKDGKIDATIVQKPYEMGYESVRLMVEIVNGKPVTERHVTPVNIVLPADLPLSRKAERR
- a CDS encoding sensor histidine kinase; the encoded protein is MIRIRTKLFLFLLLLAALLNSVAYFLYQNGQRSIDEYNRVLQRFYLLNEVSQQTSAVFEQLNVYLAEQTPEAYGDYLRARTNLKRKQDQLSAIATQANGLTVDNYRNMITSFLEECAIVSGSFQSGSIDRYSAHLPKAERISLFIKETTLDLLNEELARYQNFYLQMNKKSAYFQSMGIFVFVSTFLLCALFALWFSRGITQPIGQLTAAAREISQGQLDGEPVQAYTKDELRFLTQTFNEMRADIRRLVGEIKEQSELDQLLKEMELKSLQSQIHPHFLFNILNTLSRTAYLEGAERASALIDSTAALMRHNLSRLDRPTTLGKEVEIIREYFFLQSARFGDRVSFRTEIDEGCLQRPVPNMTLQPIVENAFVHGIESYENGAEITIKIAPEGTDVLVEVSDNGVGMDEATRQRLLADAETEANGDERTFEDADRGEPDGAGRGEAAASRERERDGSEAAKPHGHSTGLGVHNVMKRLALFYRKEGLLDIQSAVGQGTTVRLRLPEITGGKDESL
- a CDS encoding response regulator, producing the protein MSRYKIMIADDEEIERLAMRNMLAEGVQEAEVIAEAANGREAVALAAKRMPDVVFMDIKMPGMDGVEAVKRIREAQPDVKFIMVSAFDTFAYAREVMKEGVKDYLLKPSKKEEIWRTVRRVLAEVESERAERREREALEGKLRQAESVVRAEWVTALFLNRVEEAEAADRFGFIDWREQTAYAAVCRVAGREQEKAAYEWLRQEWIRREEAFVGPLIGGHVPVLVPVRDGKDGRTVRAKAVRGAQRILADFEAVFADVALAIGMGTEVERLEAFSTSCDEALMALDQTNANVRVMMFHASLNAGRGAEDLRLEQSLLEAVHDGQVQLMLRLFDKWAAGKSKTSDFGRELEDVAYRAERMTENAGVVLAPHEQVKDSGDIHERVAAVRTRLLSIAKQMDKWQHEHAYGTLEAAKRYMEANFQSALTLEETAEHVGLSPYYFSKLFKERSGTTFIDYVTDLRLKQAKQLLRTSGMSLKEICYACGYGNPNYFSRLFKKRVGCPPSEYRSNGEPQKKEEDRKKRKEIDAHGDQGVPYNQS
- a CDS encoding extracellular solute-binding protein is translated as MKKKFSLWTVMLLVVALLLSACGGSGSGSEDASGDAGDGGSGKVKLEIFSWWTAGGEADALKALLKGFKEKYPNIDVVNAAVAGGAGSNAKAVLSTRMQGGDPPSTFQVHGGAELFQWVNAGKMSPLDELYKEKSWQDKFPQKVIDMNSKDGHVWGVPIDIHRGNVVFYNKAIFEKYGIEPPKTFDEFFAAAEKLKANGVTPLALGDKNVWPATMLFENVLLGTIGPENYAKLWTGELSFDSEGVRKAAERFKKMLDYVNEGHSSLAWQDATQLIIDGKAAMNVMGDWAEGYLVSKGWKPNEDFGWIESPGTTDDFMIINDSFGLPKGVEHPDAVKKFLGYLGTPEAQAAFNEIKGSIPANTETDMSGFNEYSQSAMKDFKAADEKGTLALSLAHGSAAPPGFLNQVNTAVNMFVTQKDVDSFLRSLKQASSQLQ
- a CDS encoding sugar ABC transporter permease, with the protein product MNTQPTTAKRPLLPRTNAKRRLSKDQLLAFLFLTPSLLLIAVFVYGFIGWTGYVSLSQWNSIVPDLSWAGLDNYVQLFQTFRFQADLRNMVVFTILFIACVIFLGQLFAVLLDQKLKGESLFRNIFLFPMALSFVVTGVVWRWVLNPKTGVNLLLDDLGWAFGWYTDTSVVPGWSLFQIEFGMPIALIAVIIAAVWQMTGFSLAMYLAGLRGIPEELREAARMDGASERQIYFKVILPQLKPITFGVIVMMLHISLKIFDLIYTMTGPGANFVTDMPAVNMFDTTFQANLYARGAAIAIVLLLLVAVFIVPYLIRSRKGEA